TGGTTGAGCGACCAGCTGCGGGAGAGCACGGCGGGCGCAGCGCGGCAGGTTGGCGAAGCGCCCTGCTGCCGCAAGCTCTACCGGGCGTTGACCGAGCCCCTTCCCCTGCCCTTGAAGCTGGGTGAATCGATCACGCTCTCCACCCCCATCGGCCGCCGGCCCCATCCACTGCTGAATCAGGTGTGGTGTGCCGCAGCCGACGGGGAACCCGGCGCCCTGGCGGCCCGCAGCACGCTGAAGTTGCTGGAGCGCCGCCCGGGTGCCGACCTGGTGGAGGTGGCGATCGCCAGCGGCAGGCCTCACCAGATCCGCATCCATGCCGCCGCCCTCGGCGCGCCCCTGCTGGGGGATCCGCTGTATCTGCCGGGCGGCCTGGCCCGCGCCGAGGTGCTTCCGGGGGAAGGGGGCTACCGGCTCCATGCCCATCGGCTGGTGCTGCTGCGCCCGGACGGGGAGCTGCTGGAGCTGGAGGCACCGCTGCCGGAGGGGCTTGGGCTCTTGGGTTCGGGCGCTTGATCGGAGCCACGCGGTCGACAAGGTCCCTTCCGTCGACAGGTCTTGGCCACTTGAGGATGAATCGCTGTTGAGGCCCGCGCTGATCGAACTCCTGATCAGCTCAGCGCAGCGGAGCCTCCGCCCGCAGCCCTGAAAAGCGCTGAAAATCCCGGTCGCAGCTCGCCAGCCGGGCCCCCTGCTCCAGGGCGATGGCGGCCAGATGGGCATCGGAGCTGAGGTTGGCGGCGGTGCCGCTGGCGCTCAGAAGCTGGCGCAGCAAGGGCCAGTGGTGCGGGCCCGGTTGCACCAGGCGGCTCACCGGCCGCTCCAGCCAGCCGTCGATCAGCGCCAGGGCTTCGTCCACCTCCAGCGGCCGATCGAACACCCGCTGGCTGGTGCTGATGCGCAGGAAGGCGAGCAGCACCAGCCAGGTCCAGCCCACCGCTTCGTCTCCGGAGAGGGTCGCTTCCAACCAGTGCCGCGCCGGTCCATGTTGGGGCGCGTCCTGGTTCACGGCGTAGAGCAGCACGTTGGCGTCGGGGATGATCACGGCGCAGCGCTGGCCCGGTCCATGGCTTTGGGCTGAGCCGCCTTCAACGCCGTTGGGCCAGCTTGGCGGCGATGGCGTCCTCCTCCAGTCGATCAGCCAGGGCCAGGGCCCGCTCCAGCGGCTGGCGGGGTGCACCCATGGCCACGGGGGTCAGTTGGTAGGGGCCGCCCGAAGGGCCGGCCGGGGTGGCCGGAGCGCTCAGCCCCGCCCGCAGGGTTGCTTCCACCACGGTCCGAAACGGCTTCCCCTGCTCCAGGGCCCGTTGCTTGAGCGCCGTGAGCAACTGGTCGTCAACGGTGAGGGTGGTGCGCATCTTGATGCCTCCTGCAACATCATCATGGCATCAACAGGGGACGATTCCGGTTGTCGCTAGCCCCGCTGGAACTCCACCAGCCGCGAGAAGTAAAACGGCGCCTGATTGAGGCTGCGGCGCATGGGCACAAAGCCGCTGCGTTCGGCCGCCGCCACGATGCCCGTTTCCTTGAGGGTGTAGGCGCGGGTGGTCTTGCTGGGGCCGGGGAACAGCTCGCCGATGCGCTTGAGCGCAGCCAGCAGCGGTGTGTAGGGGGCGAAGCTCACGATCAGCCGCCGCTCCGCCAGCCCCGCCAGGTGCTCCACCATCTGCTCGGCGGCTTCCTGGGGGTAGTGGATGAACACATCGAGGCAGATCACCGTGTCGTAGAGGCCGCTCAGGCTCTCGAGATCGGAGCTGCTGAAGCTCAGCCGCTGGGGATCGAGGCCCAGCCCATCGGCCCGGCGTTGGGCCTCGGCCACCATCGCCTCCGACAGATCACTGGCGGCGATGCGGCCGGCCCCGAGCGCCGCCAGGGGCAGGCTGAGGCTGCCCACCCCGCAGCCGGCGTCGCAGAAGCTGCGCTGAGCCAGATCCCCTTCCTCCTGCAGCCACCCCAGCACCTGATCCACCGTCTTCTGGTGGCCGAGGCGGATGTTGCGCTGCACCTTGTTGACCTCGCTCGAATCGCTGTAGATGCGGTTCCAGCGCTCGAAGCCGGTGCTGTTGAAGTAGGCATGCACCTCCGCTTTTTCGGCCGCCTTCGGGCAGGGATCCAGCAGCTGATCGGCGGGCATGGGGACGGGGCCGTGGGCGGCCTGGGGGAATGGGCGCGGATCCTAGGCAGCGCGCCGCCAGCTCAAGGTGCCTGCAGCGCCCGTGTGCCAGCGCAGGCACTCCTCGATCGGCATCCCCAGCAGCAGTTCCTCCAGCGGCCGTTCGTCCCCCAGCACTCGCCTTGGGGTCACGGTGGCCGCCCGGATCGCCCCGGCGGCGTCCCCGCCCCAGCCCGCCAGGCGCTTCACCCCCTCCAGAAGCGGCAGGGTCACCCCCGCCAGGGTGCCGTCCTCCAGCCGGCAGCTGCCGTCTTCCACCAGCAGCACGCGTTCATCCCAGCGGTGGCGGCCCTCCTCCAGTCCGTAGGGGCCCAGGGCATCGCTGACGATCACCAGCTGCTCGGGCGCCAGACGCTGCAGCAGCAGGGCCATCGAGGGGGCCACGTGCACCCCGTCGGCGATCAGCCCCAGGGCCACATCGCCCCGCAGCACCGCCGCCGCCAGGGGCCCCGGGGCGCGGTGGCCCAGGCCGGCCATGGCATTGAAGCTGTGGGTCACCATCGCCACCCCCGCCGCGAAGGCGTCACCCGCCTGGGTTTCATCCGCTTCGCTGTGCCCCAGGCTGACCACGATCCCGTCGGCGCGCAGGGCCTCGATCAGCTCAGCGGCTCCCGCCAGCTCTGGCGCCAGGGTGACCAGGTCGATCGTGGCTTCAAAACCGCCGATGCGCTCCCGCAGGGCCGCCAGGCTGGGCGCCACCAGGTGCTGGCTGGGGTGGGCGCCCCGGCGCCCGGGGGCCAGAAACGGGCCCTCCAGGTGGCCCCCCAGCAGCTGGCAGCGCCCGCGGCCGTGCAGGGAGCGGGCCTGCTCCAGCACCGCCAGGGCCTGGCGCAGGGGGCCCACGTCGCAGGTCACCAGGGTGGGGCAGATCGCCTCCACGCCGTCGCTCCAGAGCCGCTCCAGCAGCTCCAGCAGCCGGGGCAGGTCGCTCTCCTGAAGTTCCGGGAAGGCCAGCCCCAGCCCGCCGTTGATCTGCAGGTCCACCCCGCCCGGGCTGAGCCAGTCGCCCCGCCAGTCGTCGCCGGCGGCGCGGCTGCCCGGGGCCAGGGGCCGCAGGGCAGTGATCTGGCCCTCCTCACCCAGGCCCACACGCCAGAGGCGCTCATCGCCGGGGAGACGGACGTTGCTGAGCCAGCGCATGGGGAGATGGGAGATGGGCAGGTGGCGGTGGGCCGCGCCGGAGCGGAGAATGCCATTCTCCGTTCCTCGCCCCCGTGGTCGCCGCCCCCACCCCATTCCCCACCCCGTTGGTGGCCGTCGTGATGGGCAGCGATTCCGATCTGCCCACCCTGGAGCCGGCGGTGCGGATCCTGGAGCGTTTCGGCATCGCCCATGAGCTACGCGTGCTCTCGGCCCACCGCACCCCCGAGGAAATGGTCGCGTTTGCCCGCGCCGCCGCCGGCCGGGGCCTCAAGGTGGTGATCGCCGGCGCCGGGGGCGCCGCCCACCTGCCGGGGATGGTGGCCGCCCTCACCCCCTTGCCGGTGATCGGGGTGCCCGTGCAGAGCAAAGCTCTGTCCGGGGTGGATTCACTGCATTCGATCGTGCAGATGCCCGCAGGCATCCCGGTGGCCACCGTGGCCATCGGCAATGGCACCAACGCCGGCCTGCTGGCCGTCCAGATCCTGGCCACGGCCGATCCCGCGTTGCTGGCGGCCGTCGAGGCCTACCGGCAGGAGTTGCATGACCAGGTGGTTGCGAAGGATGGGCGGCTCCAGGCCCTCGGCAGCGCCGAGTACCTGCGCCAGATGGCCCCCTGAGCCATGGGCCCCATTGTTTCTCTGGTGGTGCCCCGTTGGCTGCGGCTGGCCCTGGCCCTGCCCCTGCTGGTGCTCAACCTCTTCGTGCTGCGCCAGCTGCTGGTGCCCCTGGCTCCCTTCCCCGCCCTGTTCCTGGGGGCGGCGTTGATCGCCTTTTTGCTCGATCTGCCCAGCCGCTGGCTCACGGGCCGCGGCCTGCCCCGGCCCCTGGCCCTGCTGTTGGTGGTGGGCCTAACCTTTGGCTTGGGGGTGCTGGCGGCCCTCTGGCTGGTGCCGCGGCTGGTGCAGCAGCTGGGGGATCTGGTCACGGCCCTGCCCGGTTGGCTGGCCCAGACGGAAAATCTGCTCAATGAGCTGCAGGCGAGCTTGACGGCCCGGGGCTTGCCGGCGGATTTCGGTGATCTCAGCAGCGAGCTTCTGACCCGCTCCACCCAGCTGGCCAGCCGATTCAGCCAGCAGTTGCTGGCCCTGCTTGGGGCCACCCTCAATCTCACGATCAACACCTTGATCGTCTTGGTGCTGGCGGTGTTCCTGCTGGTGGGGGCGGATTCCATCAGTCGCGGCCTGGCCCGCTGGCTGCCGGACAGCTGGCGGGAGCTGGTGCTCGGCACCGTGATGCGCACGTTCCGTGGCTACTTCGCCGGCCAGGTGGTGCTCGCCCTGATCCTCAGCGGCGCCCAGATCATCGTCTTCACCCTGCTGGGGATCCCCTACGGGGTGCTGTTCGCCGTGGCGATCGGCTTCACCACCCTGGTGCCTTACGCCAGCGCGCTCACAATCACCTTGGTCAGTCTCCTGCTGGCCCTTGAAGATCCCCGCACGGGCCTGGAGGTGCTGGCCGCCGCCATTTCCGTGGGCCAGGTGGTGGACCAGGTGATCCAGCCCCGCCTGATGGGCCAGATCGTGGGGCTTCAACCCGCCTGGCTGTTGGTCAGCCTGCCGATCGGCGCCCGGGTGGGCAGCCTGCTGGGGCTTGGGGAGTTGCTGGGGCTGCTGCTGGCGGTGCCCGTGGCCAGTTGCCTGAAGACCTTCCTCGACGCCTGGGCCCAGGGCCTGGGGCTGCCGGAGCCCGATTCGATCAAGGTGCCGCTGGAATGATCCCAGCGGCCGCCAGGTAATTCACCACCTCCTGCACGCAGGCCTCCAGGCTCTGGCCGCCGGTGTCGATGCGCAGCTCGGGGGCCTCCGGCAGCTCGTAGGGGCTGGAGATCCCGGTGAACTCCTTGATCGCTCCGGCGCGGGCCTTGGCGTAGAGCCCCTTGGTGTCGCGGCCTTCGCAGACCTCAAGATCGGCGGCGCAGTGGATCTCGATGAAGTCGCCGGCATCCACCAGGGCACGGGCCCGCTCGCGGTCGGCCCGGAACGGCGAGACGAAGGCGGTGAGCACCACCACGCCGGCGTCGAGAAACAGCTTGGCGACCTCGCCGATGCGGCGGATGTTTTCCTCGCGGGCGGCGTCGGAGAAGCCCAGGTCGCTGCAGAGCCCGTGGCGCACGTTGTCGCCATCGAGCACGTAGCAGCTCAGCCCCTGCTCGAACAGGGCCGAATTCACCGCATTCGCCAGGGTGCTCTTGCCCGCGCCCGAAAGCCCGGTGAACCAGAGGATGGCGCTGCGGTGCCCGCGTTGGTGGGCCCGGGCGGCGCGGTCCACCGAGGAGTGGTGCCAGACGATGTTGGTGGCTTTGGTGCTCGTCATGGCGCAGCCGGGGGCAGAAGCGATCGAGCCATTGTCCCTGGCGTTGGGCCCAGTGGTGGGCCAGGACTACCCCCCCGCCTGCTTGGGCCGGAAGCCCTCCTGCTCCAGCAGTGCCAAGGCCGCGGCCAGCTGGTCGCCCTGGAGTTCAATTACCCCGTCTTTGAGCGTGCCGCCGCTGCCGGCGCGCGCCTTGAGGGCCTTGAGCAGGGCTTTGGCCTCCCCGTCGCCCAGGTCGAGGCCGGTGATCACGGTCACGGTCTTGCCCCCCTTGCCCGCCTTGGTGCGCTGCACGCGCACCCGTTGCTGGGCCCGGGGCAGGGGGTCCGTTCCCCCCTGCCCCGGCCGCTGCAGGCTCTCGGCCCGGCTGAATTCCTGCCAGCCTCCCTTGCCCATGGCGAACGTCCCCGTTAGTTGAGCCATCACAGCGCAGCAGGTCAGCCGATCCAGAGGCCATGGGCCAGCCGCAGGGCATAGAGCACCAGCTGCAGCGTTCCGAAGCCGAGCAGGAATCCCAGCCAGCGGGGATGCCGCTGGAGTTGGGCGCCGTAGAGCATCAGCAGGGGCGCCGTGGCGAAGACATGCCGCTCCAGGCTCATCGTGTTCTGTTTCATCAGGTAGAGGAGCAGGCTGGCGGCCGCGAAGCCCCAGAGCTCCAGAGGAAGCTCTCGGCGGCCCCGCAGAAGCAGCAGAACCGCACCCACCACCACCATCAGGTTGAGGGCGGACATGCCACCCACCAGCCAGGCCCCCACAAACGCCACCAGGGAGAGCGCGAAGCCGGTCTTGGGGCGCCCATGGCGCAGCAGGAAGGCGATCCCCCCCAGTAGCACCGTGATCGTCATCAGGACCGGATGGAGGAGTTTCAGCGGGGCGGAGGGCCCTCCCTTCGTGGTTCCAAAGAACACCTTCGTCAGATCTTTTGCCCAGTAGGAGAGGCCGGAAATGTTGAGCCCCGGCTGGTTACCCCAGGCCTTCTGGGCATGGAGGAAGGCCAGGGGGTCACCGCGCAGGTGCAGGCCGATCCAGGCCACCGCCGCCAACCCCCCCAGGCCCGCCAGGGCCACCGCCAGGCCGGCGCCCAGGCGGCGCTGGCGGGCATAGGCGAGCAGGATCGGTACCACGATGGCCACGCCGTTCGGACGCGAGGCCGCGCAGAGTGCGGCGATCGGCGCCAACCGCACCGAAGGGATCGGATCCCTTCCCAGCCAGGTGAGCGAGAGGGTACTGAAGAGCAGGAAGAACGATTCCGTGTAGGGCAGGGAGAAGAAGATGCTGAGCGGATTCAGGCAGGTGAGCAGCACCGTGGCGCGGGCGGCCTCGGCTCCCAGCCAGCGTTCACTGAGACGGTGCAGCAGTGCCAGGGCTACCAGGAAGGCCCCGTTCGACAGCAGCAGAGCCACCACCAGCGGCGGCAGCGGCAGCAGATCGCTCACCAGCCGGACCGCGGCCGGAAACGCTGGGAAAAAAGCCAGGTTGTTGTCTGCGTAACCCTCAAGGGCGATCCGCAGATAGTGGGCTCCGTCCCATGACGAGAGTCGTTCGGCGAGCTGGCCCGGTGCCGTGACCGTCACCGCGAGGGCGAGGGATCCGAAGAACAGCAGCCGGCTTCCCAGCCAACTGAACACCACCAGGGGCAAAAAGAAGGGTCTGGCGCCTGGATGTCCGGGACCGGGGGGATCAGGCGACACGGGCTCAAGAGCGTGTCGCCTGATCCTGGCAGTGCCGGCAGGAGTTCCGGTTCAACGTCGCAGCAGTTGGCCGGTGCTGTCCTCTCAGCCGCCCTTGCCCATGGCGAAGGTCCCCGCTACTTCTGCAATCACTGCGCAGCAACAGTCTGTGGATCTCCCACCCGTGCAAGTCGAGATGGTGCGGGTGGCGCTGCCGGGCCGCCAGGAGCCACCCGCCTGCCGTCAGCCACCCTCCCCCGACCAGGAGGTGCTGATCGGCTCGCTGGCCGGGGTGCCGCTCTGCCAGGCCAAGCGCATCAAGGTGCCGATGCCGGCGGGTTGGCCCGTGACCCCACCGCCGCCGCTGCCGTCAGCGAAATCCGCCGCCAACAAGCGCCCAGCCAAGGCCCCCGCAAGCAGCCATTGAACTTGGCGGCTCCTGTTGCCGAGCGTCAGCTGAACTCCTCACCCTGGCTGATGCGCCCTGCTGCGGCCGTCATCGGCTCAGGTCCGGGCTGCCGGGGCCAGGCTTTCCCAGGGAAAACGTGGGAGGTGGTACAGAGCCTCCCGCTGGGCCTTGCTCCAGGTCTCGATCATCTCGGAGAGTTCAGGTGCATCGGCCTCGAACCTGAGTTGGTGCGAAATCGCCCGACTTCCCGCTGGAATGACCACCAGCTCGAACGGTGGCCCCACGCTGAGATTGGAGCGCTGGGTGAGCACTTCTGAGATCAGGCAGAGCCGGGCGGCATCTTCGAGCGAAAGGTTGGTGTGGCCCACATTGTCGAGCGGGGGTTTGCCATATTTACTCTCTCCAATCTGAAGATAAGGCGTTTCGCGCGTCGCCATGATGGCGTTGCCCTCGGAGTAGATGAGAAACAGCCCATGGGACTCGCTGCCGATCTGCCCACCGAGGATAAAAGAAGCTCCGCCACTGGCTCCAGACCCGCGCAGGGCGGCTTCGTTCTCTTTCTGAACGGCCACATTCACGCGGCCGATATAGGCCGCCGCTTCGAAGAGATGGTCGCAATGACGCAAATCCTTGCCTGACCCTGCCTCCAGATCCGCGTCACGGTCCAGATCCCGGCGGATCCAGTTGATCACCGCCTGGGTGGTGGCCAGGCTTCCCGCCGCCAGCAGCACGAACAGCCGATCAGGACCTGGCTGGAACACATGCATCTTGCTGTAGCTGGAGATGTAGTCCACCCCCGCATTGGTGCGGGAATCGGAGACCAACACCAGCCCCTGCTCCAGCCAATAACCGATGCAATAGGTCATTGAGGCAAGTGAGCCTTGAACGATCGAGCGTAGTCAGGGAGCCTCACTTCCTAGTGTGATGGCCGCTGCTTCGACCTGCCCGTGACCACCACCCAGCCCACGTCGGCGGAACTGGCGCAGGAGGCCCGCCCCAACGCCCTGGGCCGCTTTGGGCGCTTCGGGGGGCAGTACGTGCCCGAAACCCTCATCCCGGCCTTGCTGGACCTGGAGCGGGCGGCCGCCGAGGCCTGGGCGGACCCGGCCTTCACCGCCCGCCTCGATCACCTGCTGCGCACCTATGTGGGCCGGCCGACGCCGTTGTATGAGGCCGAGCGGCTGAGCGAGCACTACCGCCGCCCGGAAGGGGGCCCGCGCCTGTGGCTCAAACGCGAGGACCTCAACCACACCGGTGCCCACAAGATCAACAACGCCCTCGGTCAGGCCCTGTTGGCCCTGCGCATGGGCAAGCGGCGGATCATCGCCGAGACCGGCGCCGGCCAGCACGGGGTGGCCACGGCCACGGTCTGTGCCCGCTTCGGCCTGGAGTGCGTTGTCTTCATGGGCGCCGAGGACATGCGCCGCCAGGCCCTGAACGTGTTCCGCATGCGCCTGCTCGGAGCAACGGTGCAGCCGGTCACCGCCGGCACCGCCACCCTCAAAGATGCCACCAGCGAAGCGATCCGCGACTGGGTCACCAATGTGGAGACCACCCATTACATCCTCGGTTCGGTGGCCGGTCCCCACCCCTACCCGATGCTGGTGCGCGATTTCCACGCCGTGATCGGCGTGGAGGCCAAACGCCAGTGCACCGAGGCCTTCGGCCGCCTCCCGGATGTGCTGCTGGCCTGCGTGGGCGGCGGCTCCAACGCCATGGGCCTGTTCCACCCCTTCGTCGCTGACACCTCCGTGCGCCTGATCGGGGTGGAAGCCGCCGGCGAGGGGGTGGCCAGCGGCCGCCACGCCGCCACGATCACCGAGGGCCGCGTGGGGGTGCTGCACGGGGCGATGAGCCTGCTGCTTCAAGACAACGAGGGCCAGGTGCAGGAGGCCCACTCGATCAGCGCCGGCCTGGATTACCCAGGTGTGGGCCCGGAGCACAGCTACCTGCGGGAGATTGGCCGTGCGGAGTACGCCGCCGTCACCGATCAGCAGGCCCTTGAGGCCCTGCAGCGGGTCAGCCGGCTGGAAGGAATCATCCCGGCCCTGGAGACGGCCCACGCCTTTGCCTGGCTGGAGCAGCTCTGCCCCACCCTGGCGCCTGGCACCGAGGTGGTGATCAACCTCTCCGGCCGCGGTGATAAAGATGTGAACACCGTGGCCGACCGGCTCGATGATGAGCTGCGGCCTGCCAACTGAGGGATCGCTCTAGTTCAGCAATCGGCTGAGGCTGGTGGCCACCGTGCGTACGGCGGCCCGGGCGGTGGCATAGGCCATGCGCATCGGTCCGACGACGGCCACGTGGCCCCCGATCCCTTCGCCGGTGGCGTAGCTGGCCTGCACCACCGCGCAATGCTCCAGCGCCTTGTGGGGGTGCTCCGCCCCGATCCAGATGCCCCCCAGGGCGCTGATGCCTTCAGGTTGAAGCAGCTGCTGGGGCTGCTCCTCCACCAGTTGCAGCAGAGGCCGGAGGCTGGCCGTGCGGCTGAATTCCGGTTGGCCCATCAACCCCCCCAACCCCAGGGCCAGGGCACCCTCGCTCTCGCTGCCACGGGCCCGCCGGTGGCGCTCCAGGGCCTGACGAAGCAGCGTGCCGCTGCGCTCCAGCTGCGGGGGCAGGTTGTCCCAGTCGAGGCCGTCGCCCTGATGGTCCTGGCGGGCCTGGAGCTGGGTGGCGGCCCAGCGCTCCAGGGCCGGCACCTCGCTGGCGGTGCCCCCTGGCAGGCGCAGGTTGAGGCTGGTGGCAGTGGTGGACCCTTCCACCAGCAGCACCAGCAGCCGCTCGCCGCTGGGCACAAGCCGCAGGGCCTGGAGGCTGGGCTGGCTCCGTTGGGGCCGGGTGATCAGGCTGAGCAGCCCGGTCATGTCCGCCAGCCGCCGGGCCAGGTGGAGCAGCAGGTCATCGAGCGCTGTCCACTGCAGGCTGAGGCTGGCCATCTCCCGCTCCAGCTGCAGGGCCGCGGCCCCTGGGGCGGGCAGCAGGCAGTCCACGTAGAGGCGGTAGCCCTGTTGGCTGGGCACCCGCCCCGCGGAGGTGTGGGGCTGGGTGAGCAGACCCTTCTGCTCGAGCGCCCCCATGGCCGAGCGCACCGTGGCCGCGCTGGCGGTCAGGCCGAAACGCCGCACCAGGGTGTGGCTGCCCACCGGTTCCATGGTGTCCACGTAATGGCGCACGGTGGCCTGCAGCACCTCCTGTTGGCGGCGGGGTAGAGGAGGCAGGCCGGAGCTCAGCAGGGGGTCATGGTGCACCGGCCTGGATCGTAGGGGGAACTGACCAGGCAGGCGCTGCCTAATGACTGGCTGCTGGATGCTGGGGAGCCCTGGGCGCTCAGTAACGGGGAACCGTTGGATCCACCTCCACGCTCCAGGCCTCGATGCCGCCCTGGAGGTTCCACACGTCGCTGAAGCCCTGGGTCTCGATCAGCCAGGAGGCGAACTGCCAGCTGCGCATGCCCGCATGGCAGAGCACCACCACGGGGCGGCTGCGATCCAGCAGGCTGTCGATCCGCTCCGTCCATTCCCTTGATGCGCTCAGGGCCAGGTGGATCACGGGATGGCCCAGGGCGGCCAGCTCCAGTTCGGAGGCTTCGCGCACATCCACCAGTTGCAGGTCCTCCCCGCCGTTCAGGCGGTTGTTGAGATCGCTGGCGGAGAGGCTGAAGGGTTGGGGCATGGGGTGGGTTGTTCCGTGGCGGGGTGAAGGAAGGGCCGTTCGCCGGATGGGTGAGCTGTTCAAACGATCGCTCCTCAACAGCTGGGCCTGCCGAGCTGGGGAGCTGTCGAACCGATGGCGCTGAAACTTACCGAGTTCAAACGGAAGGGTGCGCGCTCAGAGGGAAGAGTGTCAAACAGAACCTCGATGCACAAAGATGAGGCCACTGCTGTGGTCGCCGCGTGAAGCTCCGCCCCTTCCTTGCGGTTGTGCTGGCGGTGGCCTTGCTCCTGCTTTCGCTGGCGGCCGGGGGTTGGTGGTTGCTGTTGCGCCAGAGCCCCCTGGCGCTCCAGAACCACAGCCTGCGGGTGCCCCTGGCCTCCCGCTTCATTGCGCGCAACGCTCCGCTCAGCGTTCATCTCCAGATCAGCCCCGACCAGGCGGTGGCCTATGCCAGGGCGGTCGCTTCCCCCCGCCAGCGGCGCCAGGCCGCTGCCGCTGTGGAACGGCTGAGGGATGGGGCCTTCGCCGCCGCCGGCCTCGATTACCCCGGTGAGCTGGCCGGCTGGCTGGGCGGCGATCTCAGCCTCGCCCTGCTCGATGCCCCCACGGAGGGGGCTGCGCCCGGCTGGGTGCTGGCCTTGTCCAGCCGCGATCCCCAGGGGGCCCGCCGCTTTCTGCAGCGCTTCTGGCAGACCCGCAGCCTGGCCGGCACCGACCTGCAGATCAGCCGTTACCGCGGCATGGGTCTGATCAGCGGCCGCGGAGCCCTGTTGGGCCAGCGCCCCCAGCCCCTGGCCACTGCTCTGATCGACGACCAACTGGTGCTGATCGCCTCTGGGCGGATGGTGCTGGAGCAGGCCCTGGACGTTTCCCAGATCGACGCACTCAACCAGGCGGGCAGTTCGTCCTGGCGCGAGGCGATCGAGCGCCTGGGTCCCGGCATCGTTCTGGTGACGGCCCGTCCAGGAGCGCTGCCCCCCTGGCTGGGTCTGCCGGCCCCCCTGGCCTCCGTCTCCCCCCTGCAATCCCTGGTCGCCTCCCTGGCGCCCTCCGGCGCCGGACTGGTGCTGGAGGCGCGCCTGGAGGGTGCGGGCACCCTCGGAGTGGCCGCCAATGCCGCCGCCAATGCCGTCGCCGATGCCGCTGGCAGGCCGCTGCTGGCGGCCCTGCGGGGCAACCCCACCAGCCTGCTGCTTCTGGCTGATTCCGCTGCTCTGCTCAAGGGCGGCGAGGGCGAGCCCCCCAGCGGCGATGCCTTGCTGGGCACGGTGTTGGCGGAAGCGCTCGCCAACCTGGGGGGGCCCCTGCCGTCCCTGGTGGCCCAGCGCACCCCGGGGCCGCTGCTGGTGGCGGCCCAGCCGGGGGGCTGGTTGATCGGCACCGCCACGGAGCAGCCCCGGCCCGCCGATCTGCAGCCCGCCCTGGCCGCCGCCGGCTACCAGGAGGCCCCCCTGAGTGCCGACGGCCACGAGCTCACGGCCTGGACCCAGCTTCAGGCCCGGCCGATCAAGGGCGACCCCGACCAACTGCGCGCCAGCCTGGCCGGCGCCCGCAGCGTCGAGGCGGGGGTGGCCTGGTGGGGCGAGGGCCTGGCGGTGCTCCAGGACCAGTGGCAAGGCCATTCCCCCGCCCGCCAGCGCCTGGATCAGCTGGAGGCCCTGGCCAGTTCGGGTGCCCCGATCCAGTGGGCCCTCTCGCCGGTGCCGGCCCGGGCCCTGCTGGGCCGTTGGCAGCCCTGGCAGCTGCTGGGCGGTCTGGCTGGCGCCCCCCTGACCGATCGGGTCCAAGGGCTGGCCCTGAGCCTCCGGGGGAGCCCCGGCGCCGAGGCCCCAGGGGCCGCCAGCGATTCCAGCCCCGGCGCTCTGCTGCTGAGGGCCCGCTTGGAGCTGGGTTGAACCATGGGCGTCCGCCGCGAACTGCTGCTGTTGCGCCACGGCATCGCCCAGGAGCGGTCCCCGGCGCTGGAGGACGCCGCCCGTGCCCTCACCCCCCAGGGCCGCCGCCGCAGCGAACAGGTGCTGGAGCGGCTGGTGGCAATCGGCCTGCGCTGCGATCACCTGATCAGCAGCCCCCTGGTGCGGGCCCGTCAGACCGCCGA
The window above is part of the Cyanobium sp. ATX 6F1 genome. Proteins encoded here:
- a CDS encoding rhodanese-like domain-containing protein — protein: MPQPFSLSASDLNNRLNGGEDLQLVDVREASELELAALGHPVIHLALSASREWTERIDSLLDRSRPVVVLCHAGMRSWQFASWLIETQGFSDVWNLQGGIEAWSVEVDPTVPRY
- the trpB gene encoding tryptophan synthase subunit beta; translated protein: MPVTTTQPTSAELAQEARPNALGRFGRFGGQYVPETLIPALLDLERAAAEAWADPAFTARLDHLLRTYVGRPTPLYEAERLSEHYRRPEGGPRLWLKREDLNHTGAHKINNALGQALLALRMGKRRIIAETGAGQHGVATATVCARFGLECVVFMGAEDMRRQALNVFRMRLLGATVQPVTAGTATLKDATSEAIRDWVTNVETTHYILGSVAGPHPYPMLVRDFHAVIGVEAKRQCTEAFGRLPDVLLACVGGGSNAMGLFHPFVADTSVRLIGVEAAGEGVASGRHAATITEGRVGVLHGAMSLLLQDNEGQVQEAHSISAGLDYPGVGPEHSYLREIGRAEYAAVTDQQALEALQRVSRLEGIIPALETAHAFAWLEQLCPTLAPGTEVVINLSGRGDKDVNTVADRLDDELRPAN
- a CDS encoding DUF3352 domain-containing protein; translated protein: MKLRPFLAVVLAVALLLLSLAAGGWWLLLRQSPLALQNHSLRVPLASRFIARNAPLSVHLQISPDQAVAYARAVASPRQRRQAAAAVERLRDGAFAAAGLDYPGELAGWLGGDLSLALLDAPTEGAAPGWVLALSSRDPQGARRFLQRFWQTRSLAGTDLQISRYRGMGLISGRGALLGQRPQPLATALIDDQLVLIASGRMVLEQALDVSQIDALNQAGSSSWREAIERLGPGIVLVTARPGALPPWLGLPAPLASVSPLQSLVASLAPSGAGLVLEARLEGAGTLGVAANAAANAVADAAGRPLLAALRGNPTSLLLLADSAALLKGGEGEPPSGDALLGTVLAEALANLGGPLPSLVAQRTPGPLLVAAQPGGWLIGTATEQPRPADLQPALAAAGYQEAPLSADGHELTAWTQLQARPIKGDPDQLRASLAGARSVEAGVAWWGEGLAVLQDQWQGHSPARQRLDQLEALASSGAPIQWALSPVPARALLGRWQPWQLLGGLAGAPLTDRVQGLALSLRGSPGAEAPGAASDSSPGALLLRARLELG
- a CDS encoding HrcA family transcriptional regulator, which codes for MPPLPRRQQEVLQATVRHYVDTMEPVGSHTLVRRFGLTASAATVRSAMGALEQKGLLTQPHTSAGRVPSQQGYRLYVDCLLPAPGAAALQLEREMASLSLQWTALDDLLLHLARRLADMTGLLSLITRPQRSQPSLQALRLVPSGERLLVLLVEGSTTATSLNLRLPGGTASEVPALERWAATQLQARQDHQGDGLDWDNLPPQLERSGTLLRQALERHRRARGSESEGALALGLGGLMGQPEFSRTASLRPLLQLVEEQPQQLLQPEGISALGGIWIGAEHPHKALEHCAVVQASYATGEGIGGHVAVVGPMRMAYATARAAVRTVATSLSRLLN
- a CDS encoding mannosyltransferase family protein; this translates as MSPDPPGPGHPGARPFFLPLVVFSWLGSRLLFFGSLALAVTVTAPGQLAERLSSWDGAHYLRIALEGYADNNLAFFPAFPAAVRLVSDLLPLPPLVVALLLSNGAFLVALALLHRLSERWLGAEAARATVLLTCLNPLSIFFSLPYTESFFLLFSTLSLTWLGRDPIPSVRLAPIAALCAASRPNGVAIVVPILLAYARQRRLGAGLAVALAGLGGLAAVAWIGLHLRGDPLAFLHAQKAWGNQPGLNISGLSYWAKDLTKVFFGTTKGGPSAPLKLLHPVLMTITVLLGGIAFLLRHGRPKTGFALSLVAFVGAWLVGGMSALNLMVVVGAVLLLLRGRRELPLELWGFAAASLLLYLMKQNTMSLERHVFATAPLLMLYGAQLQRHPRWLGFLLGFGTLQLVLYALRLAHGLWIG
- a CDS encoding 20S proteasome subunit A/B, giving the protein MTYCIGYWLEQGLVLVSDSRTNAGVDYISSYSKMHVFQPGPDRLFVLLAAGSLATTQAVINWIRRDLDRDADLEAGSGKDLRHCDHLFEAAAYIGRVNVAVQKENEAALRGSGASGGASFILGGQIGSESHGLFLIYSEGNAIMATRETPYLQIGESKYGKPPLDNVGHTNLSLEDAARLCLISEVLTQRSNLSVGPPFELVVIPAGSRAISHQLRFEADAPELSEMIETWSKAQREALYHLPRFPWESLAPAART